A single region of the Plantactinospora soyae genome encodes:
- a CDS encoding GntR family transcriptional regulator, with translation MQINPGAAEFPHRQIAAQLRARIRDGDWAAGERLPSIPAIAEMFGVAKQTVQRAIDQLRVEGVLITKPGSGTYVRGTRRRLNRLSRGRYGGHRGYHADLAARYRQQLVQVGRAPAPPEVADAFGVPDGTELIVRRHLVRTEEVPVEVGASWFRTADAAGTSLERMEAYGRPLYQEAEEAIGRRYMSATDQISARQPSREEAEILQIRPDTPVLHLLHVAYDASHKPIEVAQATWPGPMTTLTEQYQVPAPTPDTHLDPDPGLALG, from the coding sequence ATGCAGATCAACCCTGGGGCGGCCGAGTTTCCCCACCGGCAGATCGCCGCACAGCTGCGGGCCCGGATCCGCGACGGTGACTGGGCCGCCGGGGAACGGCTGCCGTCGATCCCGGCCATCGCCGAGATGTTCGGGGTCGCGAAGCAGACCGTCCAGCGGGCCATCGACCAACTGCGGGTCGAGGGCGTGCTGATCACCAAACCCGGCTCGGGCACCTACGTACGCGGTACCCGGCGCCGGCTGAACCGCCTCTCCCGGGGCCGGTACGGCGGCCACCGGGGCTACCACGCCGACCTCGCCGCCCGGTACCGGCAGCAGTTGGTACAGGTCGGCCGGGCACCGGCTCCGCCCGAGGTGGCCGACGCGTTCGGCGTACCGGACGGCACCGAGCTGATCGTCCGGCGGCACCTGGTCCGTACCGAGGAGGTACCGGTCGAGGTCGGCGCCTCCTGGTTCCGGACCGCCGACGCCGCCGGCACCAGCCTGGAACGGATGGAGGCGTACGGGCGACCGCTCTACCAGGAGGCGGAGGAGGCCATCGGCCGACGCTACATGTCGGCGACGGACCAGATCAGCGCCCGGCAGCCCAGTCGGGAGGAGGCGGAGATCCTGCAGATCCGGCCGGACACCCCCGTGCTGCACCTGCTGCACGTCGCCTACGACGCCAGCCACAAGCCGATCGAAGTGGCGCAGGCGACCTGGCCCGGTCCGATGACCACCCTGACCGAGCAGTACCAGGTCCCCGCCCCGACCCCCGACACCCACCTGGATCCGGACCCCGGCCTGGCGCTGGGCTGA
- a CDS encoding PAC2 family protein yields the protein MTEFDGLPVLRSPVAIAAFEGWNDAADASTAAVEHLEQVWQARQITELDPEDFYDFQVSRPTITMADGETRRVEWPTTRFMVASPEGTERDVVLIRGIEPSMRWRTFCEQVLELCHSLEVNRIVLLGALLADVPYTRPLPISGSASDKDAAERYQLTPTRYDGPTGIVGVLHDAATRAEVDAVSFWVHVPHYANNPPCPKATLALLHRVEEVLDLPVPMSDLAEEAAEWEQRVRTAAEQDAELGEYVRELEERVGDAGIQPLTGDEIAQEFEKYLRRRGGSAGPTAGSW from the coding sequence GTGACCGAGTTCGACGGCTTGCCCGTGCTGCGCTCGCCGGTCGCGATCGCGGCCTTCGAGGGCTGGAACGACGCGGCGGACGCCTCGACGGCGGCGGTGGAGCATCTCGAGCAGGTCTGGCAGGCCCGCCAGATCACCGAGCTGGACCCCGAGGACTTCTACGACTTCCAGGTGAGCCGGCCGACGATCACCATGGCCGATGGCGAGACCCGCCGGGTCGAGTGGCCGACCACCCGGTTCATGGTGGCCAGCCCGGAGGGGACGGAGCGGGACGTGGTCCTGATCCGGGGCATCGAGCCCAGCATGCGCTGGCGGACCTTCTGCGAGCAGGTGTTGGAGCTCTGCCACAGCCTGGAGGTCAACCGGATCGTGCTGCTCGGCGCGCTGCTCGCCGACGTGCCGTACACCCGGCCGCTGCCGATCAGTGGCAGTGCCTCGGACAAGGACGCCGCCGAGCGCTACCAGCTCACCCCGACCCGCTACGACGGTCCGACCGGCATCGTCGGGGTGCTGCACGACGCGGCGACCCGGGCCGAGGTCGACGCCGTCTCGTTCTGGGTGCACGTACCGCACTACGCGAACAACCCGCCCTGCCCGAAGGCGACCCTGGCGCTGCTGCACCGGGTCGAGGAGGTACTCGACCTGCCGGTCCCGATGTCGGACCTGGCCGAGGAGGCCGCCGAGTGGGAGCAGCGGGTACGCACCGCCGCCGAGCAGGACGCCGAACTCGGCGAGTACGTCCGCGAGCTGGAAGAACGGGTCGGCGACGCCGGCATCCAGCCGTTGACCGGGGACGAGATCGCCCAGGAGTTCGAGAAGTACCTGCGCCGCCGGGGCGGTTCGGCGGGTCCGACCGCCGGCTCCTGGTGA